In Pseudomonas sp. PDNC002, the DNA window TTGGCGATGATCGACGGCAGGTCGCCGTAGAAGGCGAAGTCGATGCGCTTGTTGGCGAACTCCTCGTTGACGAAGGTGCCCACCGAGCCGGTGGCCGCGGGCACCCACTCCAGCTTGATGTTGCGCTGGGCCAGTTGCTGCTCCAGCCATTTGTCGCGGTCGATGACATAGGCCGGGCCATTGAAGGTGATCTGCCCGGCGTTGGCATAGGCCACCGTGGCGATGCGCAGGGTGGTGGGCTGCTCGGCGGCCAGCGCGTGGCCTGCGAGTAGCACGGCGGCGGCCGGTAGCAGGCGGCGCAACGTGCGATGGATCAGGGACATGGCAGTTACCTCGCTCAGAAGTCGGTGGTGACCGAGACGCCGAAGGTGCGCGGATCACCGAACATCACCGCGGCGGTCTGGTAACCGCCCGGCAGGGTGTGGTTGCGGTATTCCTTGTCGGTCAGGTTGTTCACGTAGGCGGTGACGCGGGTGGTTTCGCCGGGCAGTTCGTAGGTCACCCGCGCGTTGCCCAGGGTGTAGCCGCCGCTGCGCATGTTGGCGCTCTGGTCGTTGGTGAAGAAGTACTGGCGGCTGCGGGTATTCCAGTCGGTACCGAGGATCACCGCGCCGCCGACGTTCAGCGGGATGCGGTAGTCGGCGCCGATTACCGCCGAGACGCTGGGTGCACGGACGAAGTGGTTGCCGGAGTAGTCGTCGGCGCCCGAGGTGTAGTCGGTGAACTCGGTGTGCAGCAGGCCCAGGCCGAAGTTGACGTGCAGGTTCTGCACCGGGATCGCCTCCAGCTCGAACTCGGCACCGTAGGCCTCGCCCTGGGCACCGTTGGCCAGGCGCGAGACGGTCTGGTTGTTCACCGCGGTGACGATGTTGAGCTGGATGTCCTTGTAGTCGTAGTAGAAGACGCTGGCGTTGGCGTTCAGGCGGCCATCGAACCATTCCGACTTCAGGCCCAGCTCGTAGGAGGTGAGGTATTCAGGGTCGACCTTGGCCACGGTGGCCTGGCTGGTGACGCCGGCGTTATAGCCGCCGGAGCGGAAGCCACGGGAATAGCGGAAGTAGGCGCGGGCGTTATCGGAAATCCGGTATTCGGGCGTCAGGTCCCAGCTGTAGTCGCTCCAGGTGTTGCTCTCGTCCTGGGTAGCGTTGACGATCAGTGGCGAGTCGACGTTGCCCGGCTGCCACCAGTGGCCGTCACCGAAGCTCGCCGCGCCGCGGTTGACCAGGCGCTCCAGGTCGATGTCCTTGGTCTCGCGGGTCCAGCGCAGGCCGGCGGTCAGGCTGAAGTCGTCGGTGAAGTTGTAGGTGGTGCTGCCGAAGATGGCGTAGCTCTCGGTCTGCTGGTCGTAGCTGACGTTGTTGTAGTAGCTGGGGACGTAGGGGTTGGTCAGCGCCGCGTTGGCGTTCTTCGACTGCAGGTCCTCGTTGAAGTAGTGGAAGCCCAGCACCCAGTTCAGCCGGTCGGTGCGCGGCGAGGCCAGGCGCAGTTCCTGCGACCATTGCTGGCTGTCGGCGTAGCTGTAGCTGCGCTGCAGTTCCAGCGGGGTGTTGTCGCTGTCGGTCCAGCCGTCGCGGGTGAAATGCTCGAACGCGGTGATGGAGGTCAGCTCCAGCTCGCCCAGCTGCCAGACCAGGTTGAGGTTGCTGCCGGCCTGGTCGATTTCGGCCTGGTACTTGGCGTTGAAGTTGGCCTTGCCCAGTTCCGGATCGATGGAATAGCCGAACTGGTTGGTACCGTTGGGCCGGGTGCCGTAGCTCACCGTGTTGTAGCTGGCGGTGTCGTGGTAGTGGCGGGCGTGGACGTTGAGGTTGGCGTCGAGGTTGTCATTCACCCGTGCGGCCAGTTGCAGGCGCACGGCGTCGTCTTCCAGCGCGCCCTGGTCGTTGCCGTCGTTCTTGTTCTCGGTGTAGCCGTCACGGCCCTGGTGGTGGAAGGACACGCGTCCGGCCAGCTTGTCGTCCACCAGCGCATCGCTCACCGCGCCTTCGACGATGCGGTTGGCGTAGTTGCCCATGTCGACCTTGAAGTAACCCTCGGGGCTGAAGGTCGGCTTGCGCGAGATGAAGTTGATCGCGCCGCCCGTGGTGTTCTTGCCCCACAGCGTGCCCTGCGGGCCGCGCAGCACTTCCACGCGCTCCTGGTCGAACAGCGGGAAGCCGGTGGCGCTGATGTTGGCGATGTACACGTCGTCGACATAGATGCCGATCGGGCTGACGGTGTTGGCGCCCTGGTCGCCGGTGCCCAGGCCGCGAATCCACCAGCGCGGGCGGCCATGGCCGTCGGTGGTGCCGGCGGAGGCGTTGGGGGTATAGCGGGTGACTTCGTTGGCTGATTGCAGTGAGGCGTCGCGGATTTTTTCGCCGCTCAGCACGGTGATCGGCGCCGGCACTTCCTGCACCGACTCTTCGCGCTTCTGCGCGGTGACCACTACCTTGCCGAGGGTCGGCGCGGTGCTGGCTTCTTCCTTGTTCTGCGTATCGCCGTCGGCGGCATTCACAGCGACGCTGGCGAGGCTCGCCAGGATCGCGAGGGAAAGGGTGTTGCGTTTGAACATGGTGTCCCCAGGGGGCGGCGAAAGGACGGCTGGCTCTGTGGTGCTCGGTCGTCGCCGCAAGGCATCAAGCTGTTATTGCGTTGCGCTTCTGCTGGCTCACGCGTGATAAGGCCGGTTGGCTTGCAGGGGACATCGCAACTTCCGTACCGACTTTCCAACTCATTGATCCTTAAAGGCTTTTCACTTTTACTGCGGACGGTGTGCTGCTGGGGCAGCAGCCCATGCTGGGCAGTCGCTGCCTGGGCAGCAGCGCTGCAGCAACCCCTTGAGGCTTTCGTCGCAAGTGGAGCGGGAATGCCATGTGCACCTGATAAGCTGGCCCCTCGAACAGCCTGGAGTTGGCAATGAATACGCTCTTGCCGGAGCAACCCCTGCAGCGCTTCCCATGCAACCTGTGCGGCCGCGATTTCGTGGTGGGGGATGTGCACGGCCATTTCGAACTGCTGGAGCGCCTGCTCAAGCAAGTCGGATTCGATCCGGCGGCTGACCGCCTGTTCGCCGCTGGCGACCTGGTGGATCGTGGCCCCTATTCCCCGCAGGTGCTGGACTGGCTGGCCAAGCCCTGGTTCGCTTCGGTGCGTGGCAACCACGAGCAACTGGTGATCGACGTGGTGCTGGCCGGCGATGACCGCGACCTGCACTTTCGAAACGGCGGAGCCTGGCTCTACAAGCTCACGCCGGTTACTCGTGCGCGCATCGCCCGCCGCCTGCAGCAATTACCCGTGGTGATCGAGGTGGACCTGGGAGAAGGGCGCCGCGTGGGTATCGTGCATGCGGAAGCGCCGGTGTCGCCGGCTTTCCCGGATTGGGACAGCGGCGTGGCGGCCCTGGCGGGTGAGCAGGGTGACGCCGCCCGGCGCAGCGCCGCCGCGCTGGCCATGTGGGCTCGCACGCGGATCGAGAGGGAAGACGCCACGGCAATCGCCGGGCTGGAGCGCCTGTATGTCGGCCATACCGCGCAGAAATCGGTCCGGCCGCTGGGCAACACCCATTACATCGATACCGGTAGCGGTTATGTCGACGGTTGCCTGAGCATCGTCGACATGCGCACCGGCCAGGTGGAAACGGCGGCCGCCCGCTGAGCGGCCACCGGTGCGGCGATCACTCGCCGCGGATGTACTGTTCCAGTTGCTGGATCAGCTCGGCCTGTTCAGCGATGGCGGCCTTCACCAGGTCGCCGATGGACAAGAGGCCAAGCAGCTCGCCGTTCTCCACCACCGGCAGGTGGCGCAAGTGGCGCTCGGTCATGATGCCCATGCACTTGTCGACGTTCAGGTGGGTGTCCACGGTGATCACCGGCGCGGTCATCACCGCGCGGATCGACGTCTCATCCGAGGCGCGCCCCTTGAGCGCCAGGCGCCGGGCGTAGTCGCGTTCGCTGAAGAAACCGACCAGCTGGTTGCCTTCCACCACCGGCAGCCCGCCGAGGTTCTTTTCCGCCATCAGGCGCAGTGCATCGATCACCATCGCGTCCGGGGCGATGGTGTAAACCTGCTGGTCCGCCTTGGCGGTCAACAGCTGAGCCACAGTCTTCATTCCTACCCCCTGTCGTCGTCTCACGGCGCGATGTCCGAGTTCATAGAGAATCGTGGACAGATCGCAATCCGGCAAGGTCGGAAAGCGGCGTCCACGCCATCGAAAGCGTCATTGCGCGGCGCCGGCATTTATACTGTGATTCCAGTCCCCTTTTACCCCCACGAAAGACCGGCCATGACTGACGAAGATCCCGACCTCCACGAGCCCGAACACGATCACCTGCTCGATCTCGACGACGACCTCGATGGCCTGTTGGAGGAGGATGCGGCGTTCTTCGAAGACCTGCCCGGCGATCACGAGGAGGATGACGAGGATGCGGAGGAGTACCAGCCCGGCCTGGACGACGGCGAGGACTGGCTGGAAGACTGACCTTCGGACGATATCCGGGCGTCATGATTGGCTGGCAGAATGCTGGCCAGACAATAAAGAGAACGCAGCATGCGCTACATCACTCTCGCCTTGGCCATTTCCCTGCTCTGCGGCTGCTCCTCGGCGGTTCGCAAGGACGACCGCACCGCGCCGATCTCCCTCTACCGCGACACCCGCCATGCGCTGGTGGTGAACTTCCAGCCCGATGCCAGCGTCGCCGCCAACCCGCGCTGGAGCGCGCTGAAGGCGAGCTGGCGTGAAGCACTGCGCGACGAGGCGGGGTCGGCCGATTACCAGGTTTCCGAACAGGACGGTGAGCCGCGCGCCACCGACACCCTGTCCACCCTGGTGGTCATCGAGGTCGGCGCCGGTCACAGCGCGAACAGCCGGCCGGGCAGTGGTGAGGAGTGGATTACCTCCACCGTGCGCTACCACGACGGCCTTACCGGCCAGTTGCTCGCCTCGCGCCGCTATGAAAGCGAGGCCGACGGCGATGTCTTCACCTCCATGGGCTCGTCCGAGGTCGGCGCCGTGTCTGAACAGATCGTCGAGGAAATCACCGGTGCCCTGCTGGTCGCCCGCCCGGCGCGCAGCGTGCCGAGGGCGCAGCCGGCCACCACTCCGGTCCAGCCTCCGGAAGCCGTCCCGCAACCTGCCGCGCCGGTGGCGGCGGAAACCGTCGCCCATGTCTCCCGCCCGCTGAGCCAGGAGCAGCAGCTCATGGAGTTGCAGCGGCGCAACCTGCCGTATGAGGAATATCGGGACGAGTACCAGCGGATCATGGGGCGCTGAGCCCTCGGCTCTGCAGAGCCGGGGCTGCTAGAACCAGCCGCCGCCGTTCGACAGCTCCTGCTCGCAGCTCTTGTACTGGGCACCGTACAGCGAGGCGCGAGCCTGGACCTTCTGTGAAGTTGCTTTCAGCCACGGCTTGGCGTCATAGCTGCGCTGGCGGTAGCCGCCCCAGCCTTCGTGGTAGTTCAGGTACTGGGCATAGGCGTCCCACTTGGAAACGCGGTTCACGTTGTAGGTCTTGTTCATGTACCAGCCCATGAAATCCAGCGCGTCGGCGAAGTCGTCGCGGTCGGCGCCCCAGCCTCCCGCTTCCTTCTTGTAGTCCGCCCACGTCTCGTCCTTGGCCTGGGCGTAGCCATAGGCGGAACTGACCCGGCCCCAGGGGATGAAGCCGAGGAAGTAGTAGCGCGGTGGCAAGGCGTCGTGCTTGAAGGAGGACTCCTGGTACATCATCGCCATCGGCACCTGGATCGTGCCGCCCCAGCGCTTTTGCACCTTCAGCGCCGCTTCGTGCCATTGCGGTTTTTCGCGGAAGATCTCGCAGAGGTTTTCGGGGTGCGCCGGAGGCTTGGTGGCACACCCGGCAAGGGCCAGGAGCAGGGCTGGCATCAAGAGCCGGAGCATGGGCGGTGAGTCCTTTTCTCGCGCGATGGCTGAAGGCTTATACAGCCTTGGGTGGCGAAGTTGAATCACAGGGTGTCGAGGCCGATCCGGGCCCCCGAGCCTGTCGGTATGTCTGGCAGACACTGCAGACAGCGCGGGGCTTTACCGCCAGAAACAGGAAAGCCCGCTCATGGCGGGCTTTTCAGGTGGTTTCGCAGACTGCCTGAGGCAGCTCGAAACAAGGCAGATGGCGCACCAGGCGGGATTCGAACCCACGACCCCTGCCTTCGGAGGGCAGTACTCTATCCAGCTGAGCTACTGGTGCGTATGCCGCGGCTGGCGCGGCAGGCGGCAATCATACGCATCTCCTTCGCAGGCGTCCAATGCAGGTACGCTCGTTCATGATATCGAACGAAAACAGCCGCTTGTCGGTAGAAACAGGCCGAAAACCGACGGCAACCTGATACCTTCGTTGGTTTTGTCGAACGAGCTATTGCCCTTTGCAGTCGAGGGCCCTAGGATTCGTTTGAGATTTCAAACGCCTCCCCATCACAACAACAGGAGACCGGAGAATTGGCATCACACCAGCCGGCCATCAGCCTGCGGGATGACAGTCTTCCGTTGCACCCACCGCATGTCCCTTGTGACAGGTCTCCGTGCGGCTTCCGTCGATCAGCGTACCGGAAGGTTGTAGGGCAGTCGTACTCCTGGGCCGAGCCCGGGAATCTGTGCGTGAACGAGTTCAACCAGACCGGGCAATGACCCCGGCCTGCGTTTTTTCGTGTCCGCATGCCGAGCGAACTAAGAGCCGTTCGCCTGGCATCGCCTCCAAGCTGAGGCGACATTCGCATCCAGCGTCGATAATGGTCGGCCGGGGCGAATGAACGGCAGAGACTGCGGTCTCTCCCATCCAGACAACAAGGCAGGCGGGGACTCGAGGCAGACCCGTCGTCCACAGGCTTTCCTCGAAAGGAGACAGGTCATGCAACTCAATGATGCCAAGCTGTTCCGCCAACAGGCTTACATTGACGGTTCCTGGGTCGACGCCGATAACGGCAAGACCATCAACGTGAACAACCCGGCCACCAACGAGATCATCGGCACCGTGCCGAAGATGGGTGCCGACGAAACCCGTCGCGCCATCGAAGCCGCCGACAAGGCCCTGCCGGCCTGGCGTGCGCTGACCGCCAAGGAACGCGCCAACAAGCTGCGCAAGTGGTTCGACCTGATGATCGCCAACCAGGACGACCTGGCTCGCCTGATGACCATCGAGCAGGGCAAGCCGCTGGCCGAAGCCAAGGGCGAGATCGCCTACGCTGCCTCCTTCCTCGAGTGGTTCGGCGAAGAAGCCAAGCGCATCTACGGCGACACCATTCCGGGCCACCAGCCCGACAAGCGCATCATCGTGATCAAGCAGCCGATCGGCGTGACCGCGGCTATTACCCCGTGGAACTTCCCGTCCGCGATGATCACCCGTAAAGCCGGTCCGGCCCTGGCCGCTGGCTGCACCATGGTGCTCAAGCCCGCCTCGCAGACCCCGTACTCCGCCCTGGCCCTGGCCGAACTGGCCGAGCGCGCCGGCATTCCGAAAGGCGTGTTCAGCGTGGTTACCGGCAGCGCCGGCGAAGTCGGCGGCGAGCTGACCAGCAACCCGATCGTGCGCAAGCTGACCTTCACCGGCTCCACCGAGATCGGCCGCCAGCTGATGGCCGAATGCGCCAAGGACATCAAGAAAGTGTCCCTGGAACTGGGCGGCAACGCTCCGTTCATCGTGTTCGACGATGCCGACCTGGATGCCGCCGTCGAAGGCGCGCTGATCTCCAAGTACCGCAACAACGGCCAGACCTGCGTCTGCGCCAACCGCCTGTACGTTCAGGACGGCGTGTACGACGCCTTCGTCGAGAAGCTGAAGGCCGCCGTGGCCAAGCTGAACATCGGCAACGGCCTGGAGCAGGGCGTCACCACCGGCCCGCTGATCGATTCCAAGGCCGTCGCCAAGGTCGAAGAGCACATCGCCG includes these proteins:
- a CDS encoding TonB-dependent receptor, producing MFKRNTLSLAILASLASVAVNAADGDTQNKEEASTAPTLGKVVVTAQKREESVQEVPAPITVLSGEKIRDASLQSANEVTRYTPNASAGTTDGHGRPRWWIRGLGTGDQGANTVSPIGIYVDDVYIANISATGFPLFDQERVEVLRGPQGTLWGKNTTGGAINFISRKPTFSPEGYFKVDMGNYANRIVEGAVSDALVDDKLAGRVSFHHQGRDGYTENKNDGNDQGALEDDAVRLQLAARVNDNLDANLNVHARHYHDTASYNTVSYGTRPNGTNQFGYSIDPELGKANFNAKYQAEIDQAGSNLNLVWQLGELELTSITAFEHFTRDGWTDSDNTPLELQRSYSYADSQQWSQELRLASPRTDRLNWVLGFHYFNEDLQSKNANAALTNPYVPSYYNNVSYDQQTESYAIFGSTTYNFTDDFSLTAGLRWTRETKDIDLERLVNRGAASFGDGHWWQPGNVDSPLIVNATQDESNTWSDYSWDLTPEYRISDNARAYFRYSRGFRSGGYNAGVTSQATVAKVDPEYLTSYELGLKSEWFDGRLNANASVFYYDYKDIQLNIVTAVNNQTVSRLANGAQGEAYGAEFELEAIPVQNLHVNFGLGLLHTEFTDYTSGADDYSGNHFVRAPSVSAVIGADYRIPLNVGGAVILGTDWNTRSRQYFFTNDQSANMRSGGYTLGNARVTYELPGETTRVTAYVNNLTDKEYRNHTLPGGYQTAAVMFGDPRTFGVSVTTDF
- a CDS encoding metallophosphoesterase; amino-acid sequence: MNTLLPEQPLQRFPCNLCGRDFVVGDVHGHFELLERLLKQVGFDPAADRLFAAGDLVDRGPYSPQVLDWLAKPWFASVRGNHEQLVIDVVLAGDDRDLHFRNGGAWLYKLTPVTRARIARRLQQLPVVIEVDLGEGRRVGIVHAEAPVSPAFPDWDSGVAALAGEQGDAARRSAAALAMWARTRIEREDATAIAGLERLYVGHTAQKSVRPLGNTHYIDTGSGYVDGCLSIVDMRTGQVETAAAR
- a CDS encoding CBS domain-containing protein; amino-acid sequence: MKTVAQLLTAKADQQVYTIAPDAMVIDALRLMAEKNLGGLPVVEGNQLVGFFSERDYARRLALKGRASDETSIRAVMTAPVITVDTHLNVDKCMGIMTERHLRHLPVVENGELLGLLSIGDLVKAAIAEQAELIQQLEQYIRGE
- the gabD gene encoding NADP-dependent succinate-semialdehyde dehydrogenase; the encoded protein is MQLNDAKLFRQQAYIDGSWVDADNGKTINVNNPATNEIIGTVPKMGADETRRAIEAADKALPAWRALTAKERANKLRKWFDLMIANQDDLARLMTIEQGKPLAEAKGEIAYAASFLEWFGEEAKRIYGDTIPGHQPDKRIIVIKQPIGVTAAITPWNFPSAMITRKAGPALAAGCTMVLKPASQTPYSALALAELAERAGIPKGVFSVVTGSAGEVGGELTSNPIVRKLTFTGSTEIGRQLMAECAKDIKKVSLELGGNAPFIVFDDADLDAAVEGALISKYRNNGQTCVCANRLYVQDGVYDAFVEKLKAAVAKLNIGNGLEQGVTTGPLIDSKAVAKVEEHIADAVSKGAKVLTGGKPHSLGGTFFEPTILVDVPKSALVSKDETFGPLAPVFRFKDEAEVIAMSNDTEFGLASYFYARDLARVFRVAEQLEYGMVGINTGLISNEVAPFGGIKASGLGREGSKYGIEDYLEVKYLCLGGI